AATTATTGATCAGTCTGGTAGATTACTTAGATTGCAGACCCTTGATTGCAGAATCTCAGTTTTGAGCTATGACAGATGAGTGGATATTAGACCTATTTCCACCTGGGAGTGGCAGCATCTTCCTGGCTTATATCTGGCAACTTGGTTTGGAGGAATGCATAGATATGTGGCCAGATCTTATTGGTTTCTGTCCCAGAGAAGGATTTCAATAATCCTTTTTCCCTAAGGAATAAAAAGAAGACAGTATTAAAGAAGCCAAATTGTTTAATCTCACTTAAGATTGCTCTGAGTGTGGGAATGTATGTGTGATTTCACACCAAGACCAGCCATAACATTGGGAATGGAAGCTGGACATACATTGCTCTGTTCCTCAGAGAGCAATGAATTGTGATTCATAAAACTGACATCTGTCCATAGAGTATTTAATAACAAACTATAAGGAGAAAATAGAATCAATGCAGTCATGTAGCACATGCTGTACATCAGACATCCAAACAGCTACGACTAACCTGGTTAATAAAAAGTTACAGCTGAGGGATGAAAGTGAATCAGACAAGGAAGAAAATCTGGCACAAAAAAGTTACTCTAAATTAGTTATAGCAACTAGTTTAACTGTAAGGCATCTTGCAACAGCTTAGGCCTGTGTCTTACAGTGGCACCCAAGCATTTTCACTTCAGAAAGCTACCAAAGTTGGGAAAATCACTGACAATCCAGAAAAGCTCCTTTAGGACTTAACTACCACAACACAAAGCTTCTAATATTTTGCTCAATGGTTTTGGTAGAACATAATGAATAATGCTGGATATGGAGACAGAGGAAGGACAGTTACTTCAGGATGTTGTCAAATTGAGTCTGACTCAATTAGTCTGAGTCTAAGCAAGGTAAGACTACAAAGCTCTACATAGTAACCTAGTGTTACCTATATATTATCAATGTGTTATCAGCACTTTAACATGAATAAAGCTTTATGTATAATTTTGGCTCTTAAAAGAAATAATTTGTCATTCCATAGTACAAATGGCCATATTCTCAAGTAGCTACATATTCCTAAAGCACCTTGCTAGCTGTGCCTGTCACAGTCCAATTCTTAGAACAGCTGCTTTTAAATCCTCACTAAGAGCTTTTATTTGTATTTCTACATGAGTTCTATTTGTTTCTATTTGCCCTTATTAGGAGGGCTGCTACTTAAACCTCCAGAAGATAAAATACTGTTAAACCTGTCACCTGACTGATTGGAGCCATGTTGAAGAGAGCAGTACTATAATGTACTGAATATTGCATAGCACCCTTTGTAGACCTAAATATGGCTGCAGTGAAAGGCTGTTTTGCCAAGCAGACCCCTGAGGATCTTTCCATGCAGCACTGGAAAACGCAACTGATTTTACTGTGTTGATTTCTTACTGAGTTGATGAAAGAAAAACTGCTGCTTGTACCACATTCACTGTTGCAGTATCTCTGTAACTGGAGAGATCTGTTCCTCACCAATGTGAAGGAAGCTTCTAGAACAGATTTTACTACTTACCGGTAATATTCTAGAACAGGTTTTGTTAGAGCATCGTAAGCCTGCAGCCTCTTGGCAACCGTCTCTGGCTTATCATCCTCACGCTGGACAAGTGGCTCTCCAGTAATATCATCAATGCCCTAATCACGGGTGAAAGCAAACACTGGTGTCTATTTCTTATTTCTCTTTAAGGATGTTTTATGCAATTTCCTATGTAAATATCACTTTCTAGTTCAGGTACAGCTTTCTGCTTATACAGGCTATTCTCCATAGCTTATCTGTAGCATGCTGACTTTCTAGCTGAACAGTCCATTGGTACAGGCAGTGAGCATTAAGTCATAGTACCTTGACTAATTTCTCCTCTGGAACATTTACAGAATATGGGAAATACATAGATAAAATCTTCACACATGAGGGAAAATAATATTGTTGGTAACACGTTCCTGCTTAACAGAGAACAAGCAAAAGACCAACTGGACCTCTAGACCTTTGTTTGACAATGCTGAAATAGGGAGAGGACTTCTAAGATCTGTGCATGTGGCCTTACTGATGCCTTCATTGTATATATCAAATATTGAGCCTTCAGCTTTGCATTAATTATAATGCCATCATATTTTGGTTCTGTTGAGTAAGAAAACATTTTGCAGGTCTATCAGACATCAGAGATAACTGTATTTCAGCTTCATTCCATGGTTTCCTGTAAAGACCACAATCTCTTGTGTTGTAGTGATGTACCTGCTAATTAGGAGAAGGTAAAGTGGAGTGTTCCCTAATAGTAAAGTTCTTGCAGCTGAAGCCCACTCTTTGGCCTACTCTGATAATTCCCTGTTGCAGCTTGCCTATAGTTTTCTGCAATTAACAGCATAAACCACCACATTTTCAATGGTACAACAGTACTGTTTCCAGCTGTTCACTTCCAGTGATTACCTGCTACTTCAGGTGGctatttcataagagtgggggggcaggtaacacccaaaccatcacatcttttattttggcGCCCACCCTGGGGCCAATTAAATTTGATTTATTGCTAATTAAGTCTGGAAGTTAAGATGAAGCCATTTTGTTTACTTTGGGCTATTGCATGGCCTGTTTTCCTCTCTTGGCTCCACTGTTATATTGTTGTGAATCCTGGTTTCCTCCTGTTTGATCTACTGTGGAGGAAGATTAATGGAATGTTTTTCTAATTCAGGGAGTATCTTCTCAGCTGGGTAGGCTTTAATATTACTGAAACTGTTACCAGTGATAAAAACTCTGTTTTTAGTAAGTCAGGAAATATAACAACAGCTGAAAAATATTCTCTGATGAGGGTAATTCTGCCTAAAATTGACTTGTTGAATCCCTGTAGCAAGTTTTACACACATAATACAGTGGCATATTTATCACCTGTGATCTTAGCCCTAATAATTCTGAGTTTAGCACTAATGCTAGCAGGTTTCCTTGCAAATAGAGTTAGAGATAAGGCCTGGAGAAATTGGCCGGTCTCCCAGAATTGATTACCAGCAAGTTTCTCAAAATAAATTTTGTTCAGGGGGAGAGCGAGAGGGGGCTGCCATGTCCACCACTGCACCTCCTCTGACAGGTTCTGGGACAACTGCAAAAGTCTTGGTGGTTGACATTAATGTGGCATGCAGCCAAAGAACAAGTCCGGCTGTTCaagtctctgctgtttcttcaccTAGTTCAAATCCACAGCCTTCTAACCCTAAACCAGATGCAAACTCACAGGCAGCAGGTCAGACCTGCTAGAAGGAACTTCCACTGCCTTTTTGGCTCCAGCCTttcttagaaacatagaatcatagcatcaaccaggttggaagagacctctaagatcatccagtccaacctagcacccagccctgttcaatcaactagaccatggcactaagtgcctcatccagtctttttttgaacacctccagggtcagcgtttccaccacctccctcggcagcctgttccaatggtgATGGTGAAAGCTAAGATGAAACATCTGACAGAGAGTGATTCAAGAGAGGATttaggagaggggacctctggtacACAAGAGGATGGAAAAATGCAGCCTTAGAGATTTGACCAATATATTTAGATCACAATACAGTGATGGAAGGAGCtatgtgagattggctgccagGAAGAGAGATGACTCTGAGGAGTTTAAAAGCTCCTAAGTGCtattaggaaagttctgtttctaggccaaggACAACCAGGACAACCataggaagaggagaaggatgacatccaggattccaatgatcccctcaaagagatcagggaagttagaaaggaatactcaagggaatcaggaggcccaatcttaagctggctggtgagatgccacaCTATTGGTGAAAATTccctacaggtaggagacaagtctgcaaagcagctagggtcactcaccaaggagagtgcaATGGACAAATGCCTAGCAAGCCCTCtgggtaaggttagcttgtggacatgcctgcTGTTGGCTGTCCATGAGATAttcttcctgagatgatttgcAATGGGCAGCTAAGAaatggaacaccattgagcagggaattaagcttctgaaggagtttgctgtgaaggaagtgctttatggagaccATAGCACACATGAACCTAAGGACATTCCTCTTGGAGCAGGTATCAGAAAGAAGCTTATTAAACTcactccttcatcctatgctaacatcttgacCAGCAGATTTCTATCAAGAAGTAATAATGGAAGGTCTCTCACTGCTGGTGAGCTCACTGATCTACTGAGGTAGAGAGGTAGATgaaggacagcttgtcacattctgtcCTAGTCTGTCCATAAAAACTCTGGGTACAGAGATAAAGTTGgcattaaagataccatgaaagaactgaaggaggaaccTAAAATCTCCATATCAAATCTAGCAAAGGATCCCatcccttcatcatctgaatgggtgcatgtttctgccattaggaacagacacccacctcctgcaaggcaattccagcccaggagacaAACTGCACATaggtcactgtggataattctgcatgaccaatttggtgagaacatgaacaagtgggatggtcaacctacttcagttctttcaaagagagtcagggaactgcagagtggcagaaacagaggcaacaatgccagaaaggcagctgtcacttcttcagctccccagagcaactgcaattattttagtaattgcagtttctctcacaacaccaccaatcactgtgtacaccccacatgccatgttcagcattaggggtgcctgcctccagccaggaggaggaaagggatagtggagagaaccgaatctattggaatgtattcattaggtggcctggcagttcaagagttcggaaatacagggctttagttgacacaggtgctcagtgtactttgttgcgaTCCAAttacaaagggacagagtccatatctacttttggaatcactggtggatctcaagagttaactaagttgaaggctgagatcagtttaactggtaaagagtggaagaaacatactattgtaactggtcctgatgcgccttgcattctgggaattgactttttgagacaaggctgtttcaaagatcctaagggtcacaaatgggcttttggaatagcatctgtagagattgaggatggtaaattgaaattgtccattgaacctgaactttcagatgaagctGCAGtcgtgggacatcatgacatagaggatctggaagtgccaactgCTACttaaactgtgcaccacaggcagtacagaactaactgtaactctttgttgcccattcatcagctgattcgtcaactggagaaagctcattcacctttcaacagtcccatctggcctgtgcataaacCCAACGGAGACTGgaggctgacagttgattttcgtgccctcaacaaggtgattccacccatgagcgcagctgtgccggacatgctggaactccagtacgagctggaatcgaaggaggctaaatggtatgctaccatagacattgctaatgctttcttctctattcccatagcaaagcagtgcaggcctcagtttgcattcacctggagaggaatccagtaccagttccaCTGTTTGCCTCAGttgtggaaacacagctcaacaatctgtcactcagtcatccacaatgcactggagaaaggtaaagctccagagcacatacaattcaTTGACAATATCATTGTGTGAGGctaactgctgaggaagtcttcaagaaaggtaacaaaatcattgacattctgttgcaagcaggttttgccattaagagagacaaggtcaaaggtaTGGTAAGCAATGGTCGAAgaacaagtatggtgaagcctggcagattgactacatcagtTTACTTtgatcttgttctggcaagcagtatgtgcaaacaatggtagaggccagcaccagatggctggaaacctatccagttccgcatgctactgcacataacaccattcttggcttagaaagacaaatcatgtggagacatggaactccagagagaatcgagtcagacaatggcactcatattgtgaaaaactgggccaaagagcacagtatTGAGTGGCTCtgccacataccctactatgcaccagcctCACGGAAGACTGAGCACTACAACaatttgctgaaaaccaccctaaaagccatgggggggtgGAACGCTGAAACATTGGGACAAACTtttagcacaagcaacctgGTTGGCAAGTAGTAGGAGTTCTGTAAACAGAGCAGAACCTGCAGAATCAGAtctggtccaaacagtagacggtgataaagtgcCTGTTGGgggaaactgtttgggtattttctccttcgagTGAAGGGAAACCtatccgaggggtggtgtctgctgaaggtcctggtcatacctactgggtaacgcaggagaatggtgaaatccagtgtattccacagagaaatctaaccttagctgagagagtctaaattcagagtgtataacacaagctgttaggagttttctgctcTAGGTATTACCTGGAGTCCAAAGAcagaatctacaagagaatctacagtacatgagcacgaacccagtGTCACCtaggagtccctgttcttgtctcatctgtgaggagacaaactttgctgttttctgagcttttgaatcacctacatctgagagaactggaacgaagtgtgaactgaacttgtaatatccattattgtaaatattggtttaggcAGATAGTTCTCAGAAAaactgagtgaaatagacaagtgtgcattgtgctagtttgaagcaaattggaatattttagtgagaagaattataggctgtgaaaaagaagcaatggtgatgtctccttcacttataggcttgctgagatgcataaaaacaagaacatatagataagacagtcagTATGTCTGGGTCTCTATcggagcctgtgctttctccctgggctgctttctgtgtaactaaccctTCCGCCTTCTAACCCCCACTTACCAATCCTTCATTCTGATCTGGACTGTaaagcaaactctgggataaggtagagaggtggaaagaaggtggaagggtagttgtgagcccctcctggggactcagatttctggaagGGGcattgtgtttttgtattatggaacaaagctggagttgggtaggttcagactgaacctgaggaggaagttcttcaccatgagagtggtgagagcctggaatgggctgtccagggaggtggttgaggcccaatccctgggtgatttcctaagagTAGGGGGGATGCATAACaccaaaaccaccacacatCACAACAGGAAAGTTATTTAAAGTTAAGGATGAAATATAGCTTCAAAAGTTGCACTAAGGCTAACACAAGTTCCTCAAAAATCTTAAGGTAGCAATATACAATAATTATCCTTCAGGTCACTATTCCCCTTTGGGATATCTTAAGACATAACCCCTTTAATCTTTTGACAAGTTTCCCTGACTGGTAAGAGTCCACATCTAATTTTGCAACTCAACTACTCTCATAAAAATGCCCATCCTTGTTAAATAGAGGAAAAGCATTAAGAAGACTCCTCTAACTGAAGATTCAGCTGCATCCTAGATACAAGGAATTAATCctcaaaaggaagggaaaggaagctgCAGACCTGCGAAACAGGCCAAGAACATGTTACTGTGCAAAAGAGAGTATTCCAGATTAGTGAACAGCTTTAAAAACAGCTCACATTAAAACATAGTGTTTCTTTCTGCAAGGAACACCCCATCCATCACCTTGAGCTTTTACCAGTCATTAGCACACCTTCAGCGGTAAAGTACTACTTTAACGTTTCTGTGCTCCTAGGAGATGAAATGTGCCTTTTTCTTCTGAACTATTATGTTCTGCAAAACAGTATTTTACTGCAATTacctctgctagtttgaagctagctagaatgttttggtgagaatgtTTTGGCTGTGAAAGAGTGGTgacatctacttcactcacaggcttgcaagaatccaaacacagttaagggagttgctctctgtccaggctgtgggctgcattttttcactctctaacctaacctgactaatccacctgcttcctaaccaccctggccaaacctccattcttctttgagcacaaggcaatgtctggggtaaggtagagaggagtaggagaaggtggaatggcagttgggagcccctcctggggactcaggtttctgggagggctgttgtgtttctgtattaccttttaccttgtatagttctgtatataactgtatatatactgtaaatatctgcttgtatattgtgctaagctgtaaatataagcttcattcaatttccagagccgtctgagtctagtctgggtgatttccaaagtgtgtgtgtgtggggcaggtaacacccaaaccatcacattaccAAATGCAATGCAACATCTATTTAGTGCCAACATCAGCATGTATTGCTCACCTGCACTTTGGGAGGGCTGAATTCAAGATTGTAAACTCTGCCACTAGCAGGATGGATCCAACGTGCTGTAAGCCGACATTTTATGGTCTCAAATGGCACATCTAGGTCAATCACAGTGTCTATTTGACATTCCTTATCCAGGGCTTTTGCCTGAGCAACTGTTCGTGGGAAACCTTTTCAAAGGAAACAATAAAAATCCAAAGGTAGCATCATAGTGTGAATTACCTGGATTCAGTCATTAGAAAAAATAGTTATCAGACAGACAAAAAACCCACATCATCATACTGTAAATGTTTTTTCATAGTGTCACTTAAATTTATTAAACACCTTCCGGCTTTCATTTCCTCATTTCACTTCATCATCTTCTCAAAAGTGTAGCAAATAAATGCAAAAAGACCCCATACTCCTACATACTACATACCACTGTATTGAATAAAAGCATTTTGAACAATAAAAGCTACAGGCAGTTCACTCAGGTCTGAAGCAACCTAAAAACACTCGTGACAATCCACAGCTGTGTAAGTCTGGCAGAGGTAACTGTTGTGAACCTATTTTGTTCAGTTGCACTAAGCCAAATATATCTACCTGAGACATCCCAGTGTTAGTTTTTCCATAACTACTTTAGAGCAATGTCCAGAAAGTCCAGTGTATCAAAATATCCTCAGGGATGACTGACTGGTAACACTCAAGTTGAACAAGAACTGGTCTCCACTTTAAAGGCACCACATTTTGCCCCATGAACTCTATGGCTCTGGTAGTGTGCCTTCTAAGGCACATGTTAGCACCAAAGGAGACAGTGGAACTTATGAAGGTGTAGGGGAAAGAAAACTAAAGTCtccaaaaaaaaatgaaaaatgaaaaattGACCAAAAGAACTTCAGCTGGTCAAAACTAATGTAGAACATACCACTGCACCACAGATTCACAAAGTTCTTCTGCAGTCTCGTGTTCTTCAGTAATTTTTACGTTTCATCATGCTATGCAAGTAAAC
Above is a window of Pogoniulus pusillus isolate bPogPus1 chromosome Z, bPogPus1.pri, whole genome shotgun sequence DNA encoding:
- the AK3 gene encoding GTP:AMP phosphotransferase AK3, mitochondrial, with protein sequence MVVPPPLRAVIMGAPGSGKGTVSARIIKYFGMKHLSSGDLLRDNMQKKTEVGILAKSYIDQGQLIPDDIMTRLMLDELKGLHRYNWLLDGFPRTVAQAKALDKECQIDTVIDLDVPFETIKCRLTARWIHPASGRVYNLEFSPPKVQGIDDITGEPLVQREDDKPETVAKRLQAYDALTKPVLEYYREKGLLKSFSGTETNKIWPHIYAFLQTKLPDISQEDAATPRWK